CGAACTATGTATGTAATAATTTCGAACTCTAGTTGTTggacttggtttgtaataacctTGATGCTGCTCTCTTCCTACAATCCCTATTAACACATGTTTTAATGCACATCAAAATTATTTAATCTTTTAAATTATGGATACTAAGTGTAGTTTCATTTGTATTTGTATAGGTGCTTTAGTGCTCTGATGGTGCTGTCATGTGACAAATGTGATGTCCTTTCATGCAAGGTAACTTTGATTTGCTTATTTTGTTTACGATCTATGAACTTTGTTTACTTCAAACCAATAACCCGTAATTGTCTTATTTTTCTCCCATATctgcttttcttttgttttgctttgtttTGCAGGGAGGACAATAGGTACAACCACTGTGGTTGCAGGCAAGGAAAGTTCCAGGCTGGTCCTGTGTTGTCGTCAAGGTGAGTAGCAGTTTGTTACTTAATTTAATAATATGCACTCTTAGGTAGAATGCCAGTATGTAAGTAGATTATTTTAATAGAGTCTTGCCTTGTTCCTGTGAAACCAGAACAAGCATGGAGCACAATAGCATAGActgcaatgaagaagaaagtgaaaATTCCAGTGAGAACAGTTTCAACGAAGTGGCAAATGTTGCTCTTGCGGTAGGATATGCAATGTCCGGGCTGTTAGCACCGCCGCAGCTACCATTAGTATACCAACCTGTGTACCTTCAGCTGGACCTCAATGGACAACAGTGGGTAGAAAATGTTTTGGCAGATGCTAGCAGATGTTCATACAAAAGAAGCTTTAGGCATGTTCCTTTGGGCTGTGGGGACTAGACAACCAATGAGGCAAATGCATGAGAGATTTAGAAGGGGGCTAGGAACTTGCAGCCAGATGATTGCAACCGTGCTCAACGTCATGGTGCAATTTGCTGATGATGTGTTAAGGCCGAGGGACAGCACGTATGCAGAAGTGCCTGATGAGTTGAAAGAGTATTCACCTTTATTTGATGGCTGCATAGGAGCCATTGATGGGACACACATTGAAGTGTGTGTCGATGAAGCATTTCATGATGACTTCACAAACAGCCATGGCTGGAGAAGCCAAAATGTGATTTGTGTTTGTAATTTCAATATGATGTTCACGTACGTTGGCGTTGGCATGGAGGGATCAGCGAATGACATGCGGGTGTTTAAAAAGAAGGCTTTGATGGATGGCAAGTTCCCGCAACCTCCCaaaggtttgtttgccaaaattcTTGCTGGTTGTATAATGTGTGGTTAGCAGTTGGTGAGTACAAGCTGATGTTATATGAGCTTATGTTTTTGTGTGTAGGACGGTATTATTTGGTGGACTCTGGGTATGCAAATCGAGAGGGATATATGCCGCCATATCCATGTATGAGGTACCATGTCAAGGAGTTCAAGAAAGGGTCGCCTCGTCACGCTCAGGAGTTGTTCAACAAGTACCATTCGAGGCTGTGAAACGTGATTGAACGTACTTTTGGGTGCGCAAAAAGTAAGTGGCAACTCTTGAATGGCATACCTCACTACCCGCTAATAAAGCAATCTCAGCTTGTTATGGCTGCCTGTGCACTGCACAACTATGTGCATGAGTTGGAGGGACCAAAACGTCCAGCGAGGTACAAGCAACGTGGTGTTGGTGGCAGTTTGGGTCAAGTGCTTGCAATGGCGTTAAGCCCAGACGCGACTACAGAAGAAGTCCGAGATTGGATTACTCTGGGACTTCCTCTCCTTGAGAAGAAGTATGTGAATCTTGTTTACATGCCATTGTTTCATGTATCAATATTTGTTTCACTGGCTAAGTTGATACTAATATGCATTTGTAAACATGCGCGGATGAATGGTTTATGCAAGGGACTAGGAGGACGGGGAGTAGGGAGTTGCTGGATGACGAAGGTTGAAAATGGCTTTTGGATTTTGTTTAGGTGATTGATTAGTAATGAAGAGGGTGGAAGATGGCTTTTGGCTGGATGATGAATTTGCCTTCTTACTGTGTGTACTAATTCAAATTAGTTGTTTAGAGAACTAATTAACTAATGCATTGGGAATTTATCTAGGAGATGGTTGTAGAGACCTTAACCATTGGGTACTTAGTGGTAATTATTACTTGGAATGGCTGTGGTTGTAATGGAACTGTTTGTATGTGAAGGGACCACTGATGGGTCATGTTGTTTGAGTCTATTTGAATCTGAAATAGAATTCTAGTTGGCGCCATTTGTTGAATTGCATTGGCTGTAGTTGGCACCAGTTTTTTGAATTGAATTGGCTGTTGTTGGCTGAAGCCGCTGGACGGCTGATGTTGGCTTTCAGTTGTGCACTGTACTCGTTCAGCCAGTACTAGCCGAAATCAGCCTAGAAATTGTCAGCCGAACAGCCCCTAAATCCTAGAAGGATGCAGAGAATTGATGTGTTTTCTTTTAGGCGCAATTAATTATATGAgttggaaaaaaaatacaaggacGCTTCGGCTATGGAAGTTACGCCATGACATGGGAATGAGCCTCGCATTCATGGTCTTTCAAGGCATATT
This portion of the Panicum virgatum strain AP13 chromosome 2N, P.virgatum_v5, whole genome shotgun sequence genome encodes:
- the LOC120662916 gene encoding uncharacterized protein LOC120662916, translating into MSFHAREDNRYNHCGCRQGKFQAGPVLSSRTSMEHNSIDCNEEESENSSENSFNEVANVALAVGYAMSGLLAPPQLPLVYQPVYLQLDLNGQQWVENVLADASRCSYKRSFRHVPLGCGD